In a genomic window of Candidatus Delongbacteria bacterium:
- a CDS encoding TM0996/MTH895 family glutaredoxin-like protein, which produces MIIKILGTGCTKCKNLEENAKKAVELAQIDAKVEKVSDFADIMNYGVMMTPGLVINEEVKSVGKVLSPEQIKKILLEG; this is translated from the coding sequence ATGATTATCAAAATTCTCGGTACAGGATGTACTAAATGTAAAAATCTTGAAGAAAATGCAAAAAAGGCCGTCGAACTAGCTCAGATTGATGCTAAGGTGGAAAAAGTTAGTGATTTCGCAGATATAATGAATTATGGCGTAATGATGACACCTGGATTGGTGATTAATGAAGAAGTTAAATCCGTTGGTAAAGTTCTTTCTCCTGAGCAGATAAAAAAAATTCTTCTTGAGGGTTAG